The proteins below come from a single Dinghuibacter silviterrae genomic window:
- a CDS encoding TerB family tellurite resistance protein produces MYKCILLLALGFYAETAPAQSFEMQQLTLDIAKLSQLKTILKDMYTYYFILYNGYEDVKGIAKGNFDLHKAFLSGLLAVSDAVSGDPKVQAILSDEATLLHLYGSLLGKWQTDPHLTPSEVNRLTTLAGDVLDACTEDLDELTMVLTDNTLRMSDDERLTAVNHIQRDLHERLTYLRNLDVTVANLSSERESRAANAQILQKLYGQ; encoded by the coding sequence ATGTACAAATGCATTTTACTATTGGCCCTCGGTTTCTACGCTGAAACTGCCCCCGCCCAGTCTTTCGAAATGCAACAGCTCACCCTGGATATAGCGAAGCTGTCGCAATTGAAGACCATTCTGAAGGATATGTACACCTATTATTTTATCCTTTACAATGGATATGAAGATGTCAAGGGGATTGCCAAGGGAAATTTCGATCTCCACAAGGCCTTTCTGTCCGGCCTCCTGGCCGTGTCCGACGCGGTCTCAGGTGATCCAAAGGTCCAGGCCATCCTTTCCGATGAAGCCACGCTCTTGCATCTGTACGGGAGTCTCCTAGGCAAATGGCAGACGGATCCGCACCTCACCCCTTCGGAGGTGAACCGCTTGACCACACTCGCCGGCGACGTCCTCGACGCTTGTACGGAGGACCTGGACGAGCTGACGATGGTGTTGACAGACAATACGCTTCGTATGAGTGATGATGAACGGCTGACGGCCGTCAACCATATTCAGCGTGACTTGCATGAACGGCTGACTTATTTACGTAACCTCGATGTGACTGTGGCGAACCTCTCTTCAGAACGGGAGAGCAGGGCCGCTAATGCGCAGATTCTCCAAAAACTTTATGGCCAATGA
- a CDS encoding conjugative transposon protein TraJ, whose translation MNTDVTSLQAMLDQLYKNMLPLSSQLTGVARILAGFFALCVIGYKVWGHLARAEPVDIFPLLHPFAKGLAILLYPSLIGLIFGIMKPVVQATGAMAQNGQQAVQVILQQQVQDTSSDSLLDELDAKLDYKTIVEQGMATFLEWLFEGAAMIISVLRTFILTVLSILGPLVLGLSVLDGFRSSFHHWLARYISVSLWLPVANIYGAIIAQVQILMYKQDPSSDFAHGHGAAYIIFLLMGVAGYICVPSTASYIVHSLGGHSLVTKVNTAAMIMKKL comes from the coding sequence ATGAACACAGATGTTACGAGCCTCCAGGCAATGCTGGACCAGCTCTATAAAAACATGCTGCCCCTGAGTAGCCAGCTCACCGGGGTAGCGCGGATCCTGGCGGGTTTCTTCGCCCTTTGCGTTATCGGTTATAAGGTGTGGGGACACCTGGCCCGGGCCGAACCGGTGGACATATTCCCGCTCCTGCACCCCTTTGCCAAAGGGCTTGCCATCCTGCTCTATCCGTCTCTCATTGGGTTGATCTTCGGGATTATGAAGCCCGTAGTCCAGGCGACGGGAGCCATGGCCCAGAATGGGCAACAGGCGGTACAGGTGATCCTGCAACAGCAGGTACAAGACACCAGTTCAGATAGCCTCCTTGACGAGCTGGATGCCAAGCTGGACTACAAAACGATCGTGGAGCAGGGGATGGCCACCTTCCTGGAGTGGCTCTTCGAAGGAGCGGCCATGATCATCAGCGTACTAAGGACCTTCATCCTTACTGTCCTCAGCATCCTGGGTCCCCTGGTGCTTGGTCTGTCTGTCCTCGATGGCTTCCGAAGTTCTTTTCACCATTGGCTGGCGCGTTACATCAGCGTGTCCCTCTGGCTCCCCGTGGCCAACATCTACGGGGCTATCATCGCCCAGGTGCAGATACTGATGTACAAGCAGGACCCGTCCTCTGACTTTGCCCATGGGCATGGGGCCGCGTATATCATCTTCCTCCTGATGGGGGTAGCGGGGTATATCTGCGTGCCCTCCACGGCCAGCTATATCGTCCATAGCCTGGGGGGACATTCCCTGGTGACGAAGGTCAATACGGCTGCCATGATCATGAAAAAACTGTAA
- the traM gene encoding conjugative transposon protein TraM yields MKLRNLTPEKAHQLKMLLVAPLVVIPLLTLVAWLAGVGKETLVQTARAENKVPAPEPPPAHPWNKMSLYDEAERDSTRFAEVAKADKKPLVPAPDTSETRVYKSLARLQAALKAPPPVHTEYSQPRPVNMPPILNIPHTEPDTDLQRLDKMLDKILLLQHPEQALRLDTVETRHTETLEVAQAVTEGKGVLVSGETIALRLETDLKGKGWTVPAGTRLYGTVSLENERLRIHIRSILSGTQILSVNMEAYDLDGQPGIYVPGSLERDASKVSADEALNTLGIANVDPSLGAQAAGVGIQAAKALLSKKVRQVRVTVRKGYRLLIK; encoded by the coding sequence ATGAAACTACGAAATCTAACCCCAGAAAAGGCCCACCAGTTGAAGATGCTCCTGGTGGCTCCGCTCGTCGTGATTCCCCTACTCACCCTCGTGGCCTGGTTGGCCGGGGTGGGGAAGGAGACGCTGGTGCAAACAGCCCGGGCAGAGAATAAGGTACCTGCTCCTGAACCTCCGCCCGCACACCCCTGGAACAAAATGAGCCTATATGACGAAGCAGAGCGGGATTCCACTCGGTTCGCCGAGGTGGCGAAGGCGGATAAAAAACCTCTTGTGCCGGCGCCGGACACATCCGAGACACGGGTGTACAAGAGCCTGGCGCGCCTACAGGCGGCGCTCAAAGCCCCACCACCCGTGCATACAGAGTACTCCCAGCCTAGGCCAGTGAACATGCCTCCTATACTCAACATACCCCATACCGAACCGGACACCGATCTGCAGCGCCTGGACAAAATGTTGGACAAGATCCTTCTTCTCCAACATCCGGAACAGGCGCTGCGCCTGGATACGGTGGAGACCCGTCACACCGAAACCCTAGAGGTGGCGCAAGCGGTGACAGAGGGCAAGGGCGTCCTGGTCTCCGGGGAGACTATTGCTTTGAGGCTGGAGACTGACCTCAAGGGGAAGGGCTGGACGGTACCCGCCGGTACACGGCTATATGGGACAGTGAGCCTGGAGAATGAACGTCTTCGGATCCACATCCGGTCCATCCTCTCTGGAACACAGATCCTGTCTGTGAATATGGAAGCGTATGACCTTGACGGTCAGCCGGGGATCTATGTGCCCGGAAGTCTGGAACGGGATGCCTCTAAGGTCTCCGCAGACGAGGCGCTGAATACCCTCGGGATCGCAAATGTGGATCCCTCCCTGGGTGCCCAGGCTGCGGGGGTAGGGATACAGGCGGCCAAGGCGTTGTTGTCCAAGAAGGTCCGGCAGGTTCGGGTAACGGTAAGGAAAGGGTATCGATTACTAATTAAATAG
- a CDS encoding DUF4138 domain-containing protein encodes MKKIMLFIFLAWCRGGLAQNVDSLLNDHRTVFGHIDRDRREGITFRLTGVYTRDEVIYYSIEAWNHSPLVYDVDGIRCSIRDRKMMKRHAFQEITMAPLWIKGDSLRLGAGKRAVWIIALRKEVLPPDQYLSIQLLEQWGSRNLEVRVGSRILMKAKLL; translated from the coding sequence ATGAAAAAGATTATGCTTTTTATCTTTTTGGCCTGGTGTCGCGGCGGTCTTGCACAGAATGTGGACAGCCTGCTGAATGATCATCGTACAGTCTTCGGTCATATTGATCGTGACCGGAGGGAGGGGATCACTTTTCGCCTCACCGGTGTCTACACACGGGACGAGGTCATATACTACAGCATTGAGGCTTGGAACCATTCTCCCCTGGTCTATGATGTAGATGGCATCCGTTGTTCGATCCGGGATAGGAAAATGATGAAGCGGCATGCTTTTCAGGAGATTACGATGGCGCCGTTGTGGATTAAAGGGGATTCGTTGCGGCTGGGGGCTGGTAAAAGAGCTGTGTGGATCATCGCCTTGAGGAAGGAGGTGTTGCCGCCGGATCAATATTTGTCCATACAATTGTTGGAGCAGTGGGGGAGTAGGAATTTGGAGGTAAGGGTTGGTAGTCGAATTCTTATGAAGGCCAAGCTATTGTAA
- a CDS encoding TraG family conjugative transposon ATPase — MSYTLHRGVNRPIEFLGLQAQYINYLGLVSLGMLLTFAGLYLLGVPLPIAVIAVLGSTAVITGYLLRLSHRYGVYGLMKAVASRKVPAALTPRELDERLPIWGVENGCLLSRTGDLTVVLTLNLPEIFSLSQAEYERLHEAWVKVLHALPPNTVLHKQDWFVKRDFAPREEGRNKSEMDTAADRHFLGRPSLEHDAYLCITQLAEGRRLSTSATSNLLRPSIVPSSLMDPRRLQAFLDAVLQVERILVETGLIGTERLGEPGLLRLVERYCFLQEGRLQRDITFKESLRIGGQHAQLYTLSDPAGLPQSCSPWVPYTPYATERTVCPLGFASPLAQHLDCNHIYNQCILVGDGRKTIRDLERRLKRLQSLSTYSRGNAVARDAVDTFLQEAAKEQRLPVKAHYNLLVYADSHEDVRQVRSLAGAALSRMNVVLKEETLGAPQLFWACIPGNAGDLPVNETFDTFAEQAVCFLNQETRYRSSRAPMGIRLGDRLTGTPVHVNLSDELLARGICGNLNKIVFGPSGSGKSNFTAHMVRSYYDQGAHVLVLDIGHSYEGLCRLLGGYYFTYDGSHSLEFNPFFIEGGGAPDDDKREAIRALLLVLSGKDQATVRRTEEVALMEAITTFYAYLALHPDVFPCFDAFYTFLREDFALRLREQKVREQDVDLDGFLYVLRPYYAGGEFDTLLNGRGNLDLLGERCIVFELDAIKDSILFPVVTLIIMEVILAKIRRLPGKVKKLIVIEEAWKALAKEGMSEYIKGLFKTIRKSNGEAVVVTQEVEDIISSNVVKDAILNNADIRILLDQGKYLQKFEPIKRLLGLTDKEEAMVLSLNKANEPGRRYKEVFLSLAGRISQVYRVELSPEEYWTYTTQAAEKAKVKEAVRLHGSMRHAIRALAGTLLLCLVLGRADAQIPGIGIVGSILKKIINAMDIKVQQLQLETLDLQDAQKATENDLSHSELSDIMNWVQQERDLYSEYYNELWQVKEVLSTYDRVRDILRREQQAAQACRQAMVLFRRDDHFSQGEIQRMTETYNALLEESTRNLDELTLLVTGNTTQMSDGRRLTLIDEAAWQSETDYNQVQSFTQTQVALSLRRARDQQDLEAIEQLYGLP, encoded by the coding sequence ATGTCCTACACCCTTCACCGGGGCGTAAACCGCCCCATCGAATTCCTGGGGCTCCAGGCCCAGTATATCAACTACCTGGGTCTTGTCAGCCTGGGAATGCTGCTGACCTTTGCCGGCCTGTATCTCCTGGGGGTTCCTCTTCCGATCGCCGTCATAGCGGTACTGGGTAGCACCGCGGTGATCACCGGGTACCTGCTCCGCCTCAGTCACAGGTATGGTGTGTATGGCTTGATGAAAGCGGTGGCATCCCGGAAGGTACCGGCCGCGCTTACCCCTCGTGAGCTGGACGAGCGCCTGCCTATCTGGGGCGTGGAGAACGGCTGTTTGCTCTCCCGTACAGGCGACCTAACGGTTGTGTTAACACTCAATCTCCCAGAGATCTTTAGTCTTTCTCAGGCAGAATATGAGCGGCTTCACGAGGCCTGGGTAAAAGTCTTGCATGCCTTGCCCCCAAACACAGTGCTCCATAAGCAGGATTGGTTTGTCAAAAGAGACTTTGCACCCCGGGAGGAGGGGCGCAACAAGAGCGAGATGGACACCGCTGCCGACCGGCACTTTCTGGGTCGCCCCAGTCTCGAACACGATGCTTACCTCTGTATCACTCAGTTGGCAGAAGGGCGGAGGCTGTCGACCTCCGCCACCTCCAACCTGTTGCGTCCTTCCATCGTCCCGTCTTCGCTAATGGACCCCCGTCGGCTTCAGGCCTTTTTGGACGCGGTGCTACAAGTAGAACGTATTCTTGTGGAGACAGGGCTGATCGGGACGGAGCGGCTTGGAGAGCCCGGCCTCCTTCGCCTGGTGGAGCGCTATTGCTTCCTACAGGAAGGCAGGCTTCAACGGGACATCACCTTCAAGGAGTCGTTGCGGATAGGCGGCCAACATGCCCAACTGTATACCCTGTCAGACCCCGCAGGCCTTCCCCAGTCGTGTTCCCCCTGGGTACCTTATACTCCCTATGCCACCGAGCGGACGGTCTGCCCCCTTGGGTTTGCATCCCCCCTTGCTCAACACCTGGACTGCAACCACATTTACAATCAGTGCATCCTCGTGGGGGACGGCCGGAAGACCATCCGTGACCTGGAGCGCCGCCTGAAGCGTCTGCAATCCCTATCGACCTATTCCAGGGGTAATGCCGTCGCCCGGGACGCAGTGGATACGTTTCTCCAGGAAGCGGCAAAAGAACAGCGTCTGCCGGTAAAGGCCCATTATAACCTCTTGGTGTATGCGGATAGCCACGAGGATGTGAGGCAAGTCCGGAGCCTGGCAGGGGCTGCTTTGTCCCGGATGAATGTCGTCCTCAAAGAGGAGACTTTGGGCGCGCCTCAGCTCTTTTGGGCCTGTATCCCCGGTAATGCGGGAGACCTACCCGTCAATGAGACCTTTGACACCTTTGCGGAACAGGCAGTGTGTTTCCTGAACCAGGAGACCCGCTACCGGTCTTCACGGGCCCCAATGGGTATTCGCTTGGGTGACCGCCTGACGGGGACGCCCGTCCACGTCAATCTCTCGGACGAGCTTCTGGCGCGGGGCATCTGCGGCAACCTCAACAAGATCGTCTTCGGCCCCTCCGGGAGCGGGAAGTCGAACTTTACCGCACACATGGTCCGGTCTTACTACGACCAAGGCGCTCACGTCCTGGTGCTGGACATAGGTCATTCCTATGAGGGACTTTGCCGGTTGCTAGGGGGCTACTATTTCACTTACGACGGCAGCCACTCCCTGGAGTTCAATCCCTTTTTCATCGAGGGGGGAGGGGCACCCGATGACGACAAGCGGGAGGCCATTCGAGCTCTTCTCCTGGTCCTGTCGGGCAAGGATCAGGCAACAGTTCGGCGGACGGAAGAAGTGGCCTTAATGGAAGCAATAACAACTTTCTACGCCTATCTCGCTTTACACCCGGACGTCTTTCCCTGTTTCGACGCCTTCTATACCTTTCTGCGGGAGGACTTTGCCCTCCGGCTCCGGGAGCAAAAGGTGCGTGAGCAGGATGTCGACCTGGATGGTTTCCTCTATGTCCTAAGACCCTACTACGCTGGAGGTGAATTTGATACCCTCCTCAACGGCCGCGGAAACTTGGACCTGCTGGGCGAGCGGTGTATCGTCTTCGAGTTGGACGCCATCAAGGATAGCATTCTCTTTCCGGTGGTGACCCTCATCATCATGGAAGTCATCCTGGCCAAGATCCGCCGTCTCCCTGGGAAGGTCAAGAAGCTTATCGTGATCGAGGAGGCCTGGAAGGCCCTGGCCAAGGAGGGTATGTCAGAATATATAAAGGGCCTGTTCAAAACGATCCGCAAGTCCAATGGGGAGGCAGTGGTGGTGACCCAAGAGGTGGAGGACATCATCTCCTCGAACGTGGTAAAGGACGCTATCCTCAATAACGCCGACATCCGAATTCTCCTGGACCAGGGGAAGTACCTCCAGAAGTTCGAGCCGATCAAACGCCTGCTGGGGCTGACAGATAAAGAGGAGGCGATGGTCCTGTCCCTGAATAAGGCGAACGAGCCTGGACGGCGATACAAGGAGGTCTTCCTTAGCCTGGCCGGCCGGATCTCGCAGGTCTACCGCGTGGAGCTGTCGCCCGAGGAGTACTGGACCTACACCACCCAGGCGGCAGAGAAGGCCAAGGTCAAAGAGGCTGTGCGTCTTCATGGCTCCATGCGTCATGCCATCCGGGCGCTGGCTGGCACCCTGCTGCTCTGCCTGGTCCTTGGCCGGGCTGATGCCCAGATCCCAGGGATCGGCATCGTCGGCTCCATCCTGAAAAAGATCATCAACGCGATGGACATCAAGGTACAACAGCTTCAATTGGAGACCCTGGACCTCCAGGATGCCCAGAAAGCGACGGAGAACGACCTCTCCCACAGTGAGCTTTCGGACATTATGAACTGGGTGCAACAGGAACGCGACCTCTACAGCGAGTATTACAACGAGCTCTGGCAGGTCAAGGAAGTCCTGTCTACTTATGATCGCGTCCGGGATATCCTTCGTCGTGAGCAACAGGCGGCCCAGGCTTGCCGTCAGGCGATGGTGCTCTTCCGGCGGGACGACCATTTCAGCCAGGGGGAGATCCAGCGCATGACCGAAACATACAATGCTCTCCTGGAGGAGAGTACCCGCAACTTGGATGAACTCACCCTCCTTGTTACGGGTAACACCACTCAGATGAGCGACGGCCGACGCTTGACCCTCATTGACGAGGCCGCCTGGCAGTCAGAGACAGATTATAACCAGGTACAATCTTTCACACAAACCCAGGTAGCGCTTAGCCTTCGGCGCGCCAGGGATCAACAAGACTTGGAGGCTATCGAGCAGCTATACGGTCTACCTTAA
- the traK gene encoding conjugative transposon protein TraK has protein sequence MFNELRYIDRAFRHIRLFAACFVLACMGVTGLVCWSCYRVVENDRGRVYILADGKALEALASERGDNLPVEARDHIRTFHQYFFTLGPDEKVINANIGKALYLADGSARREYENALEQGYYRNIITGNVSQEVRVDSVYVNMDSSVFRCWATLIITRTSNITLRCLFTQGGLRQVPRSDHNPHGFLIEDWTIGDSRDIKTIPRIQNP, from the coding sequence ATGTTCAACGAGTTACGTTATATCGACCGGGCCTTCCGCCATATCCGGCTGTTTGCCGCCTGTTTTGTCCTGGCCTGTATGGGAGTTACTGGCCTGGTATGCTGGAGTTGTTATCGCGTTGTCGAGAATGACCGGGGGAGGGTATATATCCTGGCCGACGGAAAGGCACTGGAAGCCCTGGCCTCCGAACGGGGCGACAACCTGCCCGTCGAAGCCCGGGATCATATCCGGACGTTCCACCAGTACTTCTTCACCCTTGGCCCGGATGAGAAGGTGATCAACGCCAATATCGGGAAAGCGCTCTATCTGGCGGATGGCTCGGCCCGCAGGGAGTATGAGAATGCCTTGGAGCAGGGGTACTATCGCAACATTATCACGGGCAATGTCAGCCAGGAGGTGAGGGTAGACAGTGTCTATGTCAACATGGACAGCTCGGTCTTCCGTTGTTGGGCGACGTTGATCATCACCCGCACCTCCAACATCACTTTACGCTGCTTGTTTACCCAGGGCGGTCTGCGGCAGGTGCCGCGCTCCGATCACAACCCTCATGGATTCCTGATTGAGGACTGGACCATTGGGGACAGCCGGGATATCAAGACCATTCCACGTATACAAAATCCTTAA